The following coding sequences lie in one Drosophila sulfurigaster albostrigata strain 15112-1811.04 chromosome 2R, ASM2355843v2, whole genome shotgun sequence genomic window:
- the LOC133836222 gene encoding LOW QUALITY PROTEIN: uncharacterized protein LOC133836222 (The sequence of the model RefSeq protein was modified relative to this genomic sequence to represent the inferred CDS: substituted 1 base at 1 genomic stop codon), translating to MSSRSTSRSRSSIMNNRSSIKELIAQLLLLISLTSGLPGIECFQRFSEQPTYTEVNPHEDALLTCKVIDQRGTCSWQKDNKPVGIYPKKYEWAARPFSSNGVLHLDLHPPPPMQIAGDCSLWIRSATLDFDDGLWECQVTASEFTTQDALTSQPVRLVVRVAPQRPRLEYEGAPLPPGHNITVDAGAVATVKCASHYGNPPATLRWYLGDQEISPIHPQVNATEPDNTRTWSATSVVQVPAIRERHGDTLRCIAYHDNYEAKSIPVEARMDIKYAPTIRLIGSPEIDLEEDKDALVLRCVADANPPASIVWRRAGRSEIASSQETLQLRPVGRRDAGLYTCQAQNSVGISEQLSVQLDVKYPPKIVSAGPDRLTTAPLFSPAAFECVADGNPMPSYKWVQRISHGSKYVERGNEARLVIDNVTYEYQGEYECRATSYINGQERVSISDPVSLQVVGAPQVLRLHPSMHTVSVKRGESASLTMVVCADPRPLRVAWEWGSLRLEAGSGVDRFHAEDMLQDTREDCYLSTLQIHHTDEHDSRPYYLVVENERGTDRHAIHLIVEGTFAEPLEMSYLLGVAGGCMAAIFILICLCIYAIKSKKCCFKGSTGYKSSDKDSEKADLKSRSDSTSGPQGDSIYTTPAGFHHHQQQQQQQQQQQQQHQQQQQQAAAAAALHAASQHPQQQYPGHGSPEAMKVRMAAMILQPPTRVXQAVDSESNELQQQQQQQQELQLQTQHEQQHDNSNNNKNNNNNNNSSITTTTLTNSSNNNTIETTPADRSSDAARGSSNNSSSSDNKQQQLENNMNCELKQIPIIGKLLQLNVTSEEEGQQQQLHHTGAGDNKLSEEESQLLLQKLSINNPFYRFRKQSNSLKELRRLRRRKRRSRSEADLRPQQQQKNLLKEQLVHQHNEAKVVVVLDSKQYLGINNPNSRQHKISLKTRSVSSLRRSPSPTTATPSPSPTPGDNSTVITNPFSIFHDDEILTLGVNPRLRSANSANSAIRANVRPQRSSSRGLRRLFESSSNCSRQATPANPHYLHGVPVRRFERQDFTEDATTSKPKRTRAIFKQLSLRKLNKPEEPPSMPKLKLSYRYPNRTQSIQSMRAAGSGGYDIQHTAYRPRLVSTTPKSNYFERLQAKTRQGIQKIREKCRNFKAQQSDASSSGGGSEFSGFHTLAKDESFRFISDRAHISNYESRCAAAHAAGKQATIYKSYKSEIDLSKNLHYLEHYLEQNFEQQLSSSKQSAHSVGRISGAQRRALAAQRALPEASETRANRRHKRSQSQAASSNYENLGTLPISARAGRGQQSEDSMSSSDYASVFSGPTAQQPRSVEQEEQQREREQQQQQQQLEQERERERSEAVLKLRYEHPDKVCEYYFDNLTNYALGLEESEDLLLAESAKSARFFYDDDDDDDDDDEVVDVAVPDELDEESVRQLATSNESDYMARDIRIRINMNECDEEEDDDDDDGEAADWQHRKLQQERKRERQLNPAARTSYNENLAESTFYQSLNQHLQRQAIATDGQQQQRAIDRLDKSSLEAPLGGESYLAHFQRSRSRSDFDRVPLRHNEAEAMEQLYARGEYYGFGGGSGGGGGEVPTEVVYATKQRRADLMEAHYARSHQQQGASGSSSSNSGKRYFMAGGSEADSYKRSHALRTAATSASATATAMANDVGGLPGTDALYATSSKQLQQQQQQQLHKTEPASTTTAVAAATTPSAATATATTMLSAGNANTNTSANNRYMLENLRKYYANQQQHPPAHSVNSSSLSNSSSSNSSMSQHQQQKLLLPTASHISKQQQHLQQQLQQQAAVARRNSSTSNASSTADNFDTFIALRNATGASAVAVAAATTPSTDYMAKRRSQQQQQQQPLAPSAGAPLISALNYYGATPTTAPNISNGSNSSSGGSNGNANSILTYNGKLSATAMLSQVNLGRSAAALQQQHTTPAAATAASTSASVGAGFVSEHESFILEYEC from the exons CCTGTGGGCATCTATCCGAAGAAATACGAATGGGCCGCACGTCCGTTCAGCAGCAATGGCGTCTTACATCTCGATCTACATCCGCCACCGCCCATGCAAATCGCCGGCGACTGCTCCCTGTGGATACGCTCGGCCACGCTGGACTTCGACGACGGCCTGTGGGAGTGTCAAGTGACTGCCAGTGAGTTTACCACACAGGATGCGCTGACCAGTCAACCGGTGCGATTGGTAGTACGTG TGGCGCCACAACGTCCACGTCTCGAGTATGAGGGCGCACCGTTGCCGCCAGGACACAACATCACGGTCGACGCCGGCGCCGTGGCGACAGTCAAATGCGCCTCACATTATGGTAATCCGCCTGCAACGCTCAGATGGTATTTGG GCGACCAGGAAATCTCACCCATACACCCCCAAGTGAATGCCACCGAGCCGGATAACACACGCACCTGGTCGGCTACCTCAGTGGTCCAAGTGCCCGCCATCCGTGAGCGACATGGCGATACACTCCGCTGCATTGCCTACCACGATAACTACGAGGCCAAATCCATACCAGTCGAGGCGCGCATGGATATCAAAT ACGCTCCAACCATTCGTCTAATTGGCTCACCGGAAATCGACTTGGAAGAGGATAAGGATGCGCTTGTGCTGCGCTGCGTGGCCGATGCCAATCCGCCGGCCAGCATCGTTTGGCGACGTGCCGGACGATCCGAGATAGCCAGCTCGCAG GAAACACTGCAGTTGCGTCCTGTTGGACGTCGGGACGCTGGATTGTACACCTGCCAGGCACAGAACTCGGTGGGCATCTCGGAGCAGCTGTCAGTGCAGCTGGACGTGAAAT ATCCACCCAAAATTGTCTCAGCCGGACCGGACCGTCTCACCACAGCGCCACTCTTCAGTCCCGCCGCCTTCGAGTGCGTCGCCGATGGCAATCCAATGCCGTCTTACAAATGGGTCCAGAG AATATCGCATGGCTCAAAGTACGTGGAGCGAGGCAATGAAGCGCGTTTGGTTATCGATAACGTGACGTATGAGTATCAGGGCGAATACGAGTGCCGCGCCACCAGCTACATCAATGGTCAGGAGCGTGTTTCCATATCCGATCCAGTGTCGCTGCAAGTTGTGG GTGCTCCGCAAGTGCTTCGTCTGCATCCATCCATGCACACGGTGTCCGTTAAACGAGGAGAGTCCGCAAGCCTGACAATGGTCGTCTGTGCGGATCCGAGGCCACTGCGCGTTGCCTGGGAATGGGGTTCATTGCGTCTGGAGGCTGGTTCTGGCGTAg ACCGCTTCCATGCCGAGGATATGCTGCAGGACACTCGCGAGGATTGCTACCTGTCCACACTGCAGATTCATCACACAGATGAGCACGACTCGCGTCCCTATTACCTCGTCGTCGAGAACGAACGAGGCACCGATCGCCATGCCATTCATTTAATTGTGGAGGGTACGTTTGCAG AACCTTTGGAGATGAGCTATCTGCTGGGCGTCGCCGGCGGCTGCATGGCTGCCATTTTCATCCTGATCTGCCTCTGCATCTATGCAATCAAGAGCAAGAAGTGCTGCTTCAAGG GTTCCACTGGCTATAAATCATCGGATAAGGACAG CGAAAAGGCTGATTTGAAATCACGCTCGGATAGCACAAGTGGCCCCCAAGGTGATTCAATTTACACCACGCCCGCCGGCttccatcatcatcagcagcagcagcaacagcaacaacagcagcagcagcaacatcagcagcagcaacagcaagcagcggcagcggccgCGTTGCATGCCGCTTCACAACATCCGCAACAACAGTATCCAGGACATGGCTCGCCGGAGGCAATGAAGGTACGCATGGCTGCAATGATATTACAACCGCCCACTAGGGTCTAGCAGGCAGTTGATAGCGAAAGCAACgagctacaacagcaacaacaacaacaacaagaactacaactacaaacacaacatgaacaacaacacgataatagtaacaacaacaagaacaacaataacaataataattcaagcataacaacaaccacactGACCAATAGTAGTAATAACAACACAATTGAAACGACACCAGCGGACAGAAGCTCAGATGCAGccagaggcagcagcaacaacagcagcagtagcgaCAACA agcagcaacagcttgaGAACAATATGAACTGCGAGCTGAAACAAATACCTATCATAGGGAAACTGCTGCAGCTGAATGTGACCAGTGAGGAGGaagggcagcaacagcagctgcaccACACGGGGGCAGGGGACAATAAATTGAGTGAAGAAGAgtcacagctgctgctgcagaagCTAAGCATCAACAATCCCTTCTATAGATTTCGCAAGCAGAGCAACTCCTTAAAGGAGCTGCGACGTTTGCGTCGACGCAAGCGACGCTCTCGATCCGAGGCAGACTTGcgaccacagcaacaacagaagaaTCTGTTAAAAGAACAATTAGTACACCAACACAATGAAGCCaaagttgtagttgtattaGACAGTAAGCAGTATTTAGGCATAAATAATCCTAACTCTAGACAGCATAAAATTAGCCTTAAGACTAGATCCGTAAGCAGCCTACGCCGTTCACCATcaccgacaacagcaacaccatcgccatcgcccACGCCCGGCGACAACTCCACGGTGATTACGAATCCCTTCTCCATATTCCACGACGATGAGATCCTCACACTTGGGGTTAATCCTCGCCTGCGCAGCGCCAATAGCGCCAATTCGGCAATACGCGCCAATGTGCGGCCACAGCGCAGCAGCTCACGCGGATTGCGTCGCCTCTTCGAGTCGAGCTCGAATTGCAGTCGCCAAGCAACGCCAGCCAATCCACATTATCTCCATGGAGTCCCTGTGCGTCGCTTTGAGCGCCAGGACTTCACCGAGGATGCCACAACCAGCAAACCGAAGCGCACGCGCGCCATCTTCAAGCAATTGTCGCTGCGCAAGCTGAACAAACCGGAAGAGCCGCCATCGATGCCCAAGCTGAAGCTCAGCTATCGCTATCCGAATCGCACACAGAGCATTCAGAGCATGCGTGCCGCGGGCAGCGGTGGCTACGACATACAGCACACGGCATACAGGCCACGCCTTGTCTCGACCACACCCAAGTCCAATTACTTTGAGCGGTTGCAGGCGAAAACGCGGCAAGGCATACAAAAGATACGCGAGAAGTGCCGCAACTTCAAGGCGCAACAGAGcgatgccagcagcagcggcggcggtaGCGAATTCAGCGGCTTCCACACTTTAGCCAAAGATGAAAGTTTCCGCTTTATCAGCGATCGCGCGCACATCTCCAACTACGAATCACGATGCGCTGCGGCGCATGCCGCTGGCAAGCAAGCGACCATCTACAAGAGCTACAAGTCCGAGATAGATCTGAGCAAGAATCTGCACTATCTGGAGCATTATCTCGAGCAGAACTTCGAGCAGCAGCTCAGCAGCAGTAAACAGTCGGCGCACTCCGTGGGTCGCATTAGCGGGGCACAACGTCGTGCTCTCGCCGCACAGCGAGCGCTGCCAGAGGCATCTGAAACGAGAGCGAATCGACGCCATAAGCGAAGTCAATCgcaggcagcaagcagcaattACGAGAATCTGGGCACATTGCCCATTTCAGCGCGTGCGGGACGTGGACAGCAGTCGGAGGACTCGATGAGCAGCTCCGATTACGCTTCAGTGTTCAGCGGTCCAACAGCTCAGCAACCGCGGAGCGTGGAGCAGGAAGAGCAGCAGCGGGAgcgagagcagcaacagcagcagcagcaattggagcaggagagggaaagagagcgAAGCGAAGCTGTGCTTAAATTGCGCTACGAGCATCCCGACAAAGTGTGTGAGTACTACTTTGATAATCTGACCAACTATGCGCTGGGCCTTGAGGAGAGCGAGGATTTGCTGTTAGCCGAAAGCGCCAAATCAGCGCGTTTCTTttacgacgacgatgacgacgacgatgatgatgatgaggttGTAGATGTAGCTGTGCCTGACGAACTGGATGAGGAGAGTGTCAGGCAGCTGGCAACGTCTAACGAGTCGGATTATATGGCTCGCGATATACGCATTCGCATCAATATGAATGAGTgcgatgaagaagaagacgacgacgacgacgacggcgaagCTGCTGATTGGCAGCATCGCAAACTGCAACAGGAAAGGAAAAGGGAAAGACAGCTCAATCCTGCAGCCAGGACATCGTATAATGAGAATCTCGCCGAGAGCACATTCTATCAATCGCTCAATCAGCATTTACAGCGACAGGCGATTGCAACTGacgggcagcaacagcaacgagcaATCGATAGGTTGGACAAGTCGTCGTTGGAGGCGCCTCTGGGTGGCGAGAGCTACTTGGCGCACTTTCAACGTAGTCGCAGCCGCAGCGATTTCGACCGCGTGCCGTTGCGACACAACGAGGCAGAGGCCATGGAGCAACTGTACGCCCGCGGCGAGTACTATGGCTTtggcggtggcagcggcggtggcggtggcgagGTGCCCACCGAGGTGGTGTATGCCACAAAGCAACGACGCGCCGACCTCATGGAGGCGCACTATGCGCGCAGTCATCAGCAGCAGGGAGCAAGtggcagcagtagcagcaacagcggcaagcGCTATTTTATGGCCGGCGGCAGTGAGGCAGACAGTTACAAACGCAGCCATGCGCTGCGCACAgctgcaacatcagcatcagcaactgcaacagcaatggcTAACGATGTTGGTGGCTTGCCAGGCACTGATGCGCTCTATGccaccagcagcaaacagttgcaacagcagcaacagcaacagctgcataAAACTGAGCCAGCATCAACGACgacagcagttgcagctgcaacaacgcCCTCggcggcgacagcgacagcgacaacgatgCTGTCAGCTGGAAATGCAAACACCAATACGAGTGCAAATAATCGCTATATGCTCGAGAATTTGCGAAAATACTACGCaaatcagcaacagcatccgCCCGCGCACTCAGTCAACTCATCCTCGCTGTCcaattcatcatcatcgaaCTCGTCCATGTcgcagcaccaacagcagaaGCTGCTTCTGCCCACCGCATCGCATATCtcgaaacagcaacagcatttgcaacagcaactgcagcagcaggcggCCGTTGCACGTCGCAACTCGAGCACCTCGAATGCCTCCTCGACAGCCGACAATTTTGACACCTTCATCGCGCTGCGCAATGCGACAGGTGCAagtgcagttgcagttgcagctgcaacgacACCCTCCACAGATTACATGGCCAAGCGAcgcagtcagcagcagcaacagcagcagccgctggcGCCGTCGGCTGGTGCTCCGCTAATCTCGGCACTCAACTATTACGGCgcaacgccaacaacagcgCCCAACAtcagcaatggcagcaacagcagcagcggcggcagcaatggcaatgccaacagTATTCTCACCTACAATGGCAAATTATCGGCCACCGCAATGTTGTCGCAAGTCAATTTGGGACGATCTGCTGCAgcattgcagcagcaacatacaacaccagcagcagcaacagcagcatccacATCCGCATCCGTTGGTGCAGGCTTTGTCAGTGAACACGAGTCCTTCATTCTGGAATATGAGTGTTAG